A portion of the Fervidobacterium gondwanense DSM 13020 genome contains these proteins:
- a CDS encoding double zinc ribbon domain-containing protein: MPVGYKKCPRCGEEFRDDVEVCDNCGWVFYNKCCPRCGKYVPDSAKVCFDCGWHFYWNDHIGEDNQVRFHKHHNYKKGNDYTPPEHDYKDDYDDWDFWREIVSYYTDYEDLHDLTPQELGQILDDLGY; this comes from the coding sequence ATGCCAGTAGGATATAAGAAATGTCCAAGATGTGGTGAAGAATTTAGGGATGATGTCGAAGTTTGTGATAATTGCGGCTGGGTTTTCTACAATAAGTGTTGTCCCAGATGTGGGAAGTATGTCCCAGATAGTGCAAAAGTATGTTTTGATTGCGGTTGGCATTTTTATTGGAATGATCATATAGGAGAGGATAATCAAGTAAGATTTCACAAACACCACAATTACAAGAAAGGAAACGACTATACGCCACCGGAACACGATTATAAAGACGATTATGATGACTGGGACTTTTGGCGCGAAATAGTATCATACTATACTGATTATGAAGACTTACATGACTTAACTCCTCAAGAACTAGGTCAAATCTTGGATGATCTGGGTTATTAG